The proteins below are encoded in one region of Tessaracoccus aquimaris:
- a CDS encoding PLP-dependent cysteine synthase family protein, whose amino-acid sequence MSRAVEVVRSCALEEETPLVEVPLPDRLGARLVMKDESQHPSGSLKHRLAASLIMFGLCNGDIRPGGTLLDASSGSTAISEAYFARELGLDFVAVIPAATSPEKIRLLEGLGARCELVEGGVSVTAVAEELAAQPGWVYLDQFANASTRTNWREGNVASALFAQLDAQQIRCPDWIVVGAGTGGTSATIARFARYRARRSSVAVVDPEGSAFYKAWRSGSRDEVGSTSRIEGIGRSVVEASFMPQLIDEMIQVPDVLSVAGMRALKEFGIDAGPSTGTNLIGSLLLALRGRPEGRTMTLASLICDRGERYADTYGDDAWLARQGIVLGDEVQSLVDFLHGGDVPSFLTDARVPVPM is encoded by the coding sequence GTGAGTCGCGCGGTCGAGGTCGTGCGCTCCTGCGCGCTCGAGGAGGAGACCCCGCTCGTCGAGGTGCCGCTGCCGGATCGCCTCGGTGCGCGGTTGGTGATGAAGGACGAGTCGCAGCATCCGTCGGGTTCGCTGAAGCACCGCCTCGCCGCGTCCCTGATCATGTTCGGCCTCTGCAACGGCGACATCCGCCCGGGCGGCACCCTGCTGGACGCCTCCAGCGGGTCGACGGCGATCTCGGAGGCCTACTTCGCCCGTGAACTCGGGCTCGACTTCGTCGCGGTGATCCCCGCGGCCACCAGCCCGGAGAAGATCCGGTTGCTCGAGGGACTCGGGGCCCGCTGTGAACTGGTCGAGGGAGGGGTGAGCGTCACCGCCGTCGCCGAGGAACTCGCCGCGCAGCCGGGGTGGGTCTACCTGGACCAGTTCGCCAACGCAAGCACCCGCACCAACTGGCGTGAGGGCAACGTCGCCAGCGCCCTGTTCGCTCAGTTGGACGCGCAGCAGATCAGGTGTCCCGACTGGATCGTCGTCGGCGCGGGCACCGGGGGCACCTCCGCCACGATCGCCCGGTTCGCCAGGTATCGCGCCAGGCGCTCGTCCGTCGCGGTGGTCGACCCCGAGGGAAGCGCGTTCTACAAGGCCTGGCGCAGCGGAAGCCGCGACGAGGTCGGCTCGACCTCGCGGATCGAGGGGATCGGAAGGTCCGTCGTCGAGGCGTCCTTCATGCCCCAACTCATCGACGAGATGATCCAGGTCCCCGACGTGCTCTCCGTCGCTGGCATGCGGGCGCTCAAGGAGTTCGGCATCGACGCGGGCCCTTCGACCGGAACCAACCTGATCGGCAGCCTGCTGCTTGCGCTGCGGGGGCGACCGGAGGGTCGGACGATGACGCTCGCGTCGCTGATCTGCGACCGCGGCGAGCGCTACGCCGACACCTACGGTGACGACGCCTGGCTCGCCCGGCAGGGGATCGTCCTTGGCGATGAGGTGCAGAGTTTGGTTGACTTCCTGCATGGGGGCGACGTGCCCTCCTTCCTGACGGACGCGAGGGTGCCCGTCCCGATGTGA
- the whiA gene encoding DNA-binding protein WhiA, which translates to MALTQKVKAELATVVAPHPSVRRAEVAAMLRFAGGLHLVGGRIVIEAEFDTGAAARRLRSFIAELYSIDSELLVINGSGVRRGPRYTVRVVREGEQLARMTGLVDQNRRPVRGLPPVVVGGSMADSIAVWRGAFLARGSLTEPGRSMALEVTCPGSEAALALVGAARRLGLGVKSREVRGVDRVVIRDGDAIAELLTRMGAAETRIVWEERRKRREVRASVNRLANFDDANLRRSARAAVTASARVERAMEILGEDVPEHLRAAGELRLAHRQASLEELGRLHEPPLTKDAVAGRIRRLLATADKAADDAGIPNTEASLPADLREDQ; encoded by the coding sequence ATGGCTCTGACGCAGAAGGTGAAGGCTGAGCTCGCCACCGTTGTCGCTCCGCACCCGTCCGTGCGACGGGCGGAGGTCGCCGCGATGCTGCGATTCGCCGGTGGCCTGCACCTCGTCGGCGGCCGGATCGTCATCGAGGCCGAGTTCGACACGGGCGCGGCGGCCCGCAGGCTCCGTTCCTTCATCGCCGAGTTGTATTCCATCGACTCCGAACTTCTCGTCATCAACGGCTCCGGCGTGCGCAGGGGCCCCCGCTACACCGTCCGCGTCGTCCGCGAGGGCGAGCAGTTGGCCCGCATGACGGGCCTTGTCGACCAGAACCGGCGCCCGGTGCGCGGCCTGCCTCCCGTCGTGGTGGGCGGGTCGATGGCCGACTCCATCGCCGTGTGGCGCGGCGCCTTCCTCGCCCGCGGCTCGCTTACCGAGCCCGGCCGCTCCATGGCCCTCGAGGTCACCTGCCCAGGCTCCGAGGCGGCGCTCGCGCTGGTCGGCGCGGCCCGCAGGCTCGGGCTCGGCGTGAAGTCGCGAGAGGTGCGCGGCGTCGACCGCGTCGTGATCCGCGACGGCGACGCGATCGCCGAACTGCTCACCCGGATGGGGGCCGCTGAGACCCGCATCGTGTGGGAGGAGCGCCGCAAGCGCCGTGAGGTGCGCGCCTCCGTCAACCGGCTTGCCAACTTCGACGACGCCAACCTGCGCCGCTCCGCACGCGCGGCCGTGACGGCGAGCGCCCGGGTCGAGCGCGCGATGGAGATCCTCGGCGAGGATGTGCCAGAACACCTACGCGCGGCGGGTGAATTGCGCCTCGCGCACCGCCAGGCGAGCCTCGAGGAACTGGGCAGGCTGCACGAGCCGCCGCTGACCAAGGACGCGGTCGCCGGACGGATCCGTCGCCTGTTGGCTACGGCGGATAAGGCGGCCGACGATGCGGGAATACCTAACACTGAGGCGTCGCTGCCTGCCGATCTGCGTGAGGATCAGTAG
- a CDS encoding energy-coupling factor ABC transporter ATP-binding protein — MIHLRDVSVVVPAQRRGEADRALLSGVTLDLTESRIAVIGANGSGKSTLLRLLNGLREPTSGQVLVHGHDTVKASKKVRSLVGFVFTDPLAQLLMPTPIEDVELSLRARIKDRAARTAQAARLLEERGVGRVAHQSIYDLSGGERQLVALTSVLAVEPKVVVADEPTTLLDLRNKMLLREVLGALPQQVIFSTHDLDFAREAQRVIVIDEGRVLADGAPSEAIDAYVGAMSR, encoded by the coding sequence ATGATCCACCTGCGTGACGTGTCCGTCGTCGTCCCGGCCCAGCGCCGGGGCGAGGCGGACCGCGCGCTGCTCAGCGGCGTCACGCTCGACCTCACCGAGTCCAGGATCGCCGTGATCGGCGCCAACGGCTCCGGCAAGTCCACGCTGCTGAGGCTTCTCAACGGCCTCCGCGAGCCCACCTCGGGGCAGGTGCTCGTGCACGGCCACGACACGGTGAAGGCCTCGAAGAAGGTCCGCTCGCTGGTCGGTTTCGTGTTCACCGACCCGCTCGCGCAACTGCTGATGCCCACCCCGATCGAGGACGTCGAACTGAGCCTGCGCGCCAGGATCAAGGACCGCGCGGCCCGCACCGCTCAGGCCGCCAGGCTGCTCGAGGAGCGCGGCGTCGGCAGGGTCGCGCACCAGTCCATCTACGACCTCAGCGGGGGAGAGCGGCAACTTGTCGCCCTGACCAGCGTGCTCGCCGTCGAGCCGAAGGTCGTGGTCGCCGACGAGCCGACCACGCTGCTCGACCTGCGCAACAAGATGCTGCTGCGCGAGGTGCTCGGCGCGCTTCCGCAGCAGGTGATCTTCTCCACCCACGACCTCGACTTCGCCCGCGAGGCGCAGCGCGTCATCGTGATCGACGAGGGACGGGTGCTCGCCGACGGTGCGCCGTCGGAGGCGATCGACGCCTACGTGGGGGCGATGAGCAGGTGA
- a CDS encoding peptide MFS transporter translates to MWERFSFYGMQSILAFYLYYSVTKGGLGLSEAAAVQIVGAYGGLVYLSAVFGAWVADRLLGSERTLFYGAVLIMFGHIALAVVPGLLGVGIGLICVALGSGTLKATTSSVLGEMYAPGDDKRDAGFSIYYMGVNLGALIGPLLTGWLWGWKGFHWGFGAAAVGMAIGLIQYTLLRRSTIGDVGKAPTNPLPAEKRRTYLLIVIGAVVLIALLAVFGLLPVEYLSNIVTVLIAIAAVALFAIILTSKRITSDERSRVISFIPMFLASATFWSLFQQQFTVMALYSDKRLDRRILGWEISPSWVQSINPIFIIIFAGVFAAMWTALGPRQPSTPLKFAAGTFLMGAAFLLFIPYAGGGPNSTPLLWIVLILFFFTMAELFLSPVGQSLSTKLAPQAFHTQMIALYFLSIALGSSMAGALAGLYTEKNETPYFLWIGGASIAMSLVMVLLNKWIVKMMRGLR, encoded by the coding sequence ATGTGGGAGCGTTTCAGCTTCTACGGCATGCAGTCGATCCTGGCGTTCTACCTCTACTACAGCGTCACCAAGGGCGGGCTGGGGCTGTCTGAGGCCGCGGCGGTCCAGATCGTCGGCGCGTACGGCGGCCTGGTCTACCTGTCCGCGGTGTTCGGGGCGTGGGTCGCCGACCGACTGCTGGGCTCGGAGCGCACCCTGTTCTACGGCGCCGTCCTCATCATGTTCGGCCACATCGCGCTCGCGGTGGTGCCCGGCCTGCTCGGCGTCGGGATCGGCCTGATCTGCGTCGCGCTCGGCTCGGGCACGCTGAAGGCGACCACCTCGTCGGTGCTCGGTGAGATGTACGCCCCGGGCGACGACAAACGCGACGCGGGCTTCTCGATCTACTACATGGGCGTCAACCTCGGCGCCCTGATCGGCCCGCTGCTGACCGGTTGGCTCTGGGGCTGGAAGGGCTTCCACTGGGGCTTCGGCGCCGCGGCGGTCGGCATGGCGATCGGCCTGATCCAGTACACCCTGCTTCGCCGCTCCACCATCGGCGACGTCGGCAAGGCGCCGACGAACCCGCTGCCCGCAGAGAAGCGTCGCACCTATCTCTTGATCGTGATCGGCGCGGTGGTCCTCATCGCGCTGCTCGCCGTGTTCGGGCTGCTTCCCGTGGAGTACCTGTCGAACATCGTCACGGTGCTGATCGCCATCGCCGCGGTCGCCCTGTTCGCGATCATCCTCACCTCGAAGCGGATCACCTCCGACGAACGCTCCCGCGTCATCTCGTTCATCCCGATGTTCCTGGCCAGCGCCACGTTCTGGTCGCTCTTCCAGCAGCAGTTCACCGTGATGGCGCTGTACTCGGACAAGCGGCTTGACCGCAGGATCCTCGGCTGGGAGATCAGCCCCTCGTGGGTCCAGTCGATCAACCCGATCTTCATCATCATCTTCGCGGGCGTGTTCGCCGCCATGTGGACCGCCCTCGGCCCGCGCCAGCCGAGCACGCCGCTGAAGTTCGCGGCGGGAACCTTCCTGATGGGCGCGGCGTTCCTGCTGTTCATCCCCTACGCAGGTGGCGGCCCGAACTCGACGCCGCTGCTGTGGATCGTGCTGATCCTGTTCTTCTTCACCATGGCGGAACTGTTCCTGAGCCCCGTCGGCCAGTCGCTGTCGACGAAGCTCGCGCCGCAGGCCTTCCACACGCAGATGATCGCGCTGTACTTCCTGTCGATCGCGCTCGGCTCGTCGATGGCGGGCGCCCTCGCAGGCCTCTACACCGAGAAGAACGAGACCCCGTACTTCCTGTGGATCGGCGGCGCGTCGATCGCGATGTCGCTGGTGATGGTGCTGCTCAACAAGTGGATCGTCAAGATGATGCGGGGTCTGCGCTGA
- the rapZ gene encoding RNase adapter RapZ, whose amino-acid sequence MTHAPHLEIALITGLSGAGRRTAAHAMEDLGWYVVDNLPPVLIPTLAETMVRQNVMRVAIVVDVRSREQFDQVPEALAVVKAEGATVTTVFLEATDDVIVQRQESNRRPLPLQGGDRLIEGIDRERRLLADLRAKADIVVDTSRLSARQLVQRIANHFGDEATDKLKISIISFGFKNGVPVDADMVFDVRFLPNPFWIPELRPKSGLSRDVAAYVLKHDAAQRFQDHMVELLETVAPGYLAEGKRQVTLAIGCTGGKHRSTSMSEELATRLRAKGYATTVLHRDLGKE is encoded by the coding sequence ATGACCCACGCCCCCCACCTCGAGATCGCGTTGATCACCGGACTGTCCGGCGCAGGGCGCCGCACCGCGGCGCACGCGATGGAGGATCTCGGCTGGTACGTCGTGGACAATCTTCCGCCCGTGCTGATCCCGACGCTGGCCGAGACCATGGTGCGGCAGAACGTGATGCGGGTCGCGATCGTGGTCGACGTCCGCTCCCGCGAGCAGTTCGACCAGGTGCCGGAGGCACTGGCTGTGGTCAAGGCGGAGGGGGCGACCGTCACGACGGTGTTCCTCGAGGCGACCGACGATGTGATCGTGCAGCGCCAGGAGTCCAACCGGCGCCCGCTCCCGCTGCAGGGCGGCGACCGGCTCATCGAGGGCATCGACCGTGAGCGTCGCCTGCTGGCAGACCTGCGCGCAAAGGCCGACATCGTCGTCGACACGTCACGGCTGTCGGCCAGGCAACTGGTCCAGCGGATCGCCAACCACTTCGGCGACGAGGCCACCGACAAGTTGAAGATCTCGATCATCTCGTTCGGGTTCAAGAACGGCGTTCCGGTGGACGCCGACATGGTCTTCGACGTCCGCTTCCTGCCGAACCCGTTCTGGATCCCGGAACTGCGCCCCAAGTCCGGCCTCAGCCGCGACGTCGCCGCATACGTGCTCAAGCACGACGCCGCGCAGCGCTTCCAGGACCACATGGTCGAACTGCTCGAGACGGTCGCGCCCGGCTACCTGGCCGAGGGGAAGCGCCAGGTCACCCTCGCCATCGGCTGCACCGGCGGCAAGCACCGCTCGACGTCGATGAGCGAGGAACTGGCCACCAGGCTGCGCGCCAAGGGCTACGCCACCACAGTGCTGCACCGGGATCTGGGGAAGGAATGA
- a CDS encoding ABC transporter substrate-binding protein encodes MNISRRTLLGSSLLLGASAGLSACGGSKPSPDSPSTPDGGVFPPGKMIMYGYGQPQWLLEYYNPWLERHQDIAKGVTIDMVQNEGEAQARQKLIQAMSAQDYASAADVIQTSRVSLLDMAKNDILVDFTDYLSGIEDKLVPGALSDSAYDGKLYGLPDSVRPQLLFYNQDILDTYGIDAESLSTMDGYLEAGRKLKTDSKGAVQLSQIDPTTLAWRYWGRRGLLPQAGAQIWGDDGSVVFGDSEGTRKALGYLGTLQSEGHLFVTKMFQAPLYDAIKAGKIATFYIGAFFDEFLRGNVADMAGKWRAQPAPVFEDVGTAGAPVIGLFCAVKKPEGQYSALWQQLWNDFQFDAEARQTWTTKMVEENAPYANPIALDLLKDPFWKEPSDFYGGQSFRETEALGLQNSSANLRVTKDDAEADALISPELEKFIAGDQSIDDAIKNAHEALKSRISTTDPK; translated from the coding sequence ATGAACATTTCCCGACGTACCCTCCTCGGCTCCTCGCTCCTCCTCGGGGCCTCGGCCGGGCTCAGCGCCTGTGGCGGCTCGAAGCCGTCCCCGGACTCACCCAGCACCCCGGACGGCGGGGTCTTCCCGCCCGGCAAGATGATCATGTACGGCTACGGCCAGCCGCAGTGGCTGCTGGAGTACTACAACCCGTGGCTCGAGCGGCATCAGGACATCGCCAAGGGCGTCACCATCGACATGGTGCAGAACGAGGGTGAGGCGCAGGCGCGCCAGAAGCTCATCCAGGCCATGTCGGCCCAGGACTACGCCAGTGCCGCGGACGTCATCCAGACCTCGAGGGTCTCGCTGCTCGACATGGCCAAGAACGACATCCTCGTCGACTTCACCGACTACCTCAGCGGGATCGAGGACAAGTTGGTGCCCGGTGCCCTGAGTGACTCGGCGTACGACGGGAAGCTGTACGGACTGCCCGACTCGGTGCGGCCGCAACTGCTCTTCTACAACCAGGACATCCTCGACACCTACGGCATCGATGCCGAGAGCCTCTCCACGATGGACGGTTACCTGGAGGCCGGTCGAAAGCTGAAGACCGACTCGAAGGGTGCCGTCCAGTTGAGCCAGATCGACCCGACGACCCTGGCCTGGCGCTACTGGGGACGTCGCGGTCTGCTTCCCCAGGCAGGGGCCCAGATCTGGGGCGACGACGGCAGCGTCGTGTTCGGCGACTCCGAGGGCACTCGCAAGGCGCTGGGTTACCTGGGGACGCTTCAGAGCGAGGGGCACCTGTTCGTCACCAAGATGTTCCAGGCTCCGCTCTATGACGCCATCAAGGCTGGCAAGATCGCGACGTTCTACATCGGAGCATTCTTCGACGAGTTCCTGCGCGGCAACGTGGCGGACATGGCCGGCAAGTGGCGGGCCCAGCCCGCCCCCGTCTTCGAGGACGTCGGCACCGCCGGAGCGCCGGTCATCGGCCTGTTCTGCGCCGTCAAGAAGCCGGAGGGGCAGTACTCCGCCCTGTGGCAGCAGCTCTGGAACGACTTCCAGTTCGACGCAGAGGCGCGACAGACCTGGACCACCAAGATGGTCGAGGAGAACGCCCCCTACGCGAACCCGATCGCGTTGGACCTGCTCAAGGATCCGTTCTGGAAGGAGCCGTCGGACTTCTACGGCGGCCAGTCGTTCCGCGAGACGGAGGCACTCGGCCTGCAGAACTCGTCCGCCAACCTCCGGGTGACGAAGGACGACGCGGAGGCCGACGCCCTCATCTCACCCGAGCTCGAGAAGTTCATCGCCGGCGATCAGTCGATCGACGATGCCATCAAGAATGCCCACGAGGCCTTGAAGAGCCGGATCAGCACCACCGACCCCAAGTAG
- a CDS encoding LysR family transcriptional regulator: protein MFEIRHFRLIDALNRTGTVSAAARELGYSQPAISQQIKQLEKEAATPLVLREGRRTRLTQAGEVFLHYGAQAIEAATRAKTEIDLIAGLRGGALTLAAFPSAAATIVPLALASFKAKHPGVDVRLVEADATTAVADLRAGRIDVAVIAQFYSPGSPPRPAEEDWMWRTILEEDVYVALPEHHPAASSRVVALHDLADAPWIAGCEECRANLFEAASAADFVPNIALETDDYVALQRLAALELGVALIPQLMVAAARVDPTLRFKAISPARLRRVSTVSTSTTLRIPGVVQLLDALREAAMTIEAQGIGHYK, encoded by the coding sequence ATGTTCGAAATCCGTCACTTCCGCCTCATCGACGCGCTCAACCGGACGGGTACCGTCTCGGCTGCGGCCCGGGAGCTCGGCTACTCGCAGCCCGCGATCTCCCAGCAGATCAAGCAGTTGGAGAAGGAGGCCGCGACCCCGCTGGTGCTGCGCGAGGGCCGGCGCACCCGACTCACGCAGGCGGGTGAGGTGTTCCTCCACTACGGCGCGCAGGCGATCGAGGCGGCCACCCGGGCCAAGACCGAGATCGACCTGATCGCCGGCCTGCGGGGCGGGGCGTTGACGCTTGCCGCGTTCCCTTCCGCCGCCGCCACGATCGTGCCGTTGGCGCTTGCCAGTTTCAAGGCCAAACACCCGGGCGTCGACGTGCGACTCGTCGAGGCGGACGCGACCACCGCGGTCGCCGACCTGCGCGCGGGCAGGATCGACGTCGCTGTCATCGCCCAGTTCTACTCCCCCGGCTCCCCTCCTCGCCCCGCCGAGGAGGACTGGATGTGGCGCACCATCCTTGAGGAGGACGTCTACGTGGCGCTTCCCGAGCATCACCCCGCAGCCTCGTCCCGGGTGGTGGCACTGCACGACCTCGCCGACGCCCCGTGGATCGCCGGGTGCGAGGAGTGCAGGGCGAACCTGTTCGAGGCGGCGAGCGCGGCCGACTTCGTCCCGAACATCGCCCTCGAGACCGACGACTACGTGGCACTGCAGCGCCTCGCGGCCCTGGAACTCGGCGTCGCCCTGATCCCCCAGTTGATGGTCGCCGCGGCCCGGGTCGACCCGACCCTGCGTTTCAAGGCCATCTCTCCGGCCCGACTGCGCAGAGTCAGCACGGTTTCCACTTCGACAACGCTTCGAATCCCGGGCGTTGTCCAACTGCTGGACGCCCTGCGGGAGGCGGCGATGACCATCGAGGCTCAAGGCATAGGCCACTATAAGTAA
- a CDS encoding biotin transporter BioY encodes MTTHSLTRSRAVAPMDLAYISVFAALIAAMSLTPAVPVPGLPTPITLQTLAVMLAGLCLGAWRGAAAVALYLVVGIAGLPVFAGGKAGIGAFVGPTGGYLVAFIVSAFLIGLATSWVLRSTERFRFLWLLAACLVVRIAVIWPLGVAGMARALGKPMGSLWAADLVFWPGDIIKAVIAVLIAIAVHKAFPRLLGR; translated from the coding sequence ATGACCACGCACAGCCTCACCCGATCCCGCGCCGTCGCGCCGATGGATCTGGCCTACATCTCCGTCTTCGCGGCCCTGATCGCCGCGATGTCGCTCACCCCCGCCGTGCCCGTCCCGGGGCTCCCCACGCCCATCACGCTCCAGACCCTCGCCGTGATGCTCGCAGGCCTCTGCCTCGGCGCCTGGCGCGGTGCCGCCGCCGTCGCCCTGTATCTCGTCGTCGGCATCGCGGGCCTGCCCGTCTTCGCGGGTGGCAAGGCGGGCATCGGCGCCTTCGTCGGCCCCACCGGCGGCTACCTGGTCGCGTTCATCGTCTCCGCCTTCCTGATCGGCCTCGCCACCTCCTGGGTGCTGCGCTCCACCGAGCGGTTCCGCTTCCTGTGGCTGCTCGCGGCCTGCCTCGTGGTGCGGATCGCCGTGATCTGGCCGCTCGGTGTGGCGGGCATGGCCCGCGCCCTCGGCAAGCCGATGGGCTCCCTCTGGGCCGCAGACCTGGTCTTCTGGCCGGGCGACATCATCAAGGCCGTCATCGCCGTCCTGATCGCGATCGCCGTGCACAAGGCCTTCCCGAGGCTGCTCGGACGATGA
- a CDS encoding energy-coupling factor transporter transmembrane component T family protein, whose product MNAHASLFGIYEPGDGWLFRIPVGWKYLLLLAIAVPPLIAWTWWATLAALMVAVGCLLTSGIGPRRIFALGWYLWVLLAVMAVYQLTSTLFEAAFVAPGNVLVAVLASRMLTLTTSTPVLLDALSTGLRPLRWIGVNPDAVSLMVALMLRSIPYLAGSLQDARDAARARGSERNPVFLLTPAVVGAVAYAQRTGEALHARGLPEE is encoded by the coding sequence GTGAACGCGCACGCCAGCCTCTTCGGCATCTACGAGCCAGGCGACGGCTGGCTGTTCCGGATCCCCGTCGGCTGGAAGTACCTGCTGCTGCTCGCCATCGCCGTCCCGCCGCTGATCGCCTGGACATGGTGGGCGACGCTCGCCGCGCTGATGGTGGCCGTCGGCTGCCTGCTCACCTCCGGGATCGGCCCGCGCCGGATCTTCGCGCTCGGCTGGTACCTGTGGGTGCTGCTCGCGGTGATGGCCGTCTATCAACTCACCTCGACGCTGTTCGAGGCGGCGTTCGTCGCGCCCGGCAACGTGCTTGTGGCGGTGCTTGCCTCCAGGATGCTCACCCTGACGACCTCCACGCCGGTGCTGCTCGACGCTCTCTCGACGGGGCTGCGCCCGCTGCGGTGGATTGGCGTGAACCCCGACGCGGTGTCGCTGATGGTAGCTCTGATGCTGCGCTCCATCCCGTACCTCGCCGGGTCGCTGCAGGACGCGCGCGACGCCGCGAGGGCGAGGGGATCGGAGCGCAACCCGGTCTTCCTGCTCACCCCGGCCGTCGTCGGCGCGGTCGCGTATGCGCAGCGCACCGGGGAGGCGCTGCACGCCAGGGGCCTACCCGAAGAGTGA
- a CDS encoding uroporphyrinogen decarboxylase family protein, whose translation MFNGELLAAALSGEPQSRFGSVFWKHFPTDAQLGDAALAAHAEWVEETHPLIVKAMNEQLYPHGDEFARASDWATVTPYEPDHPALQAQVDLVTRLIAEFGEDLPVFATVHGVTASAFHARGGPNDYEERRHQLTDALRADPVTVGSAFDVIGASLLAQTTAMLDAGVDGIYLAALGGESSNFTREEFERHIRPHDLAILEATRAVGRLSFLHICKEDIDLARYAGYPVDIVQVALHLNPITEAQMREAFPGAVVVGGIDNFDPYFLGAGDPADAESLATGAISSMTRSRTIIGADCSLPDTTPADVVGRLASAISTLSS comes from the coding sequence ATGTTCAACGGTGAACTGCTGGCAGCAGCCCTCTCGGGTGAGCCGCAGTCAAGGTTCGGTTCGGTCTTCTGGAAACACTTTCCAACCGACGCACAACTAGGCGATGCGGCGCTTGCCGCACACGCCGAATGGGTCGAGGAGACCCATCCCCTCATAGTCAAGGCAATGAACGAGCAGTTGTACCCCCATGGGGATGAGTTCGCCCGGGCATCCGACTGGGCGACGGTGACCCCCTACGAACCGGACCATCCCGCGCTGCAGGCCCAGGTCGACCTGGTGACCCGGCTGATCGCGGAGTTCGGGGAAGATCTGCCGGTCTTCGCGACCGTGCATGGCGTGACGGCGTCGGCCTTCCACGCACGCGGCGGACCGAACGACTACGAGGAGCGGCGGCACCAGTTGACCGACGCGCTCAGGGCCGACCCGGTCACCGTCGGGTCCGCATTCGACGTGATCGGCGCGTCGTTGCTCGCCCAGACCACCGCGATGCTCGACGCGGGCGTCGACGGCATCTACCTCGCCGCGCTGGGCGGCGAGTCCTCCAACTTCACCCGCGAGGAGTTCGAGCGCCACATCCGACCGCACGACCTCGCGATCCTCGAGGCGACCCGAGCCGTGGGACGCCTGAGCTTCCTGCACATCTGCAAGGAGGACATCGACCTGGCACGCTATGCCGGCTACCCGGTCGACATCGTCCAGGTCGCGCTCCACCTGAACCCCATCACCGAGGCCCAGATGCGCGAGGCCTTCCCAGGCGCCGTCGTGGTCGGCGGCATCGACAACTTCGACCCGTACTTCCTCGGCGCTGGGGACCCTGCCGACGCAGAGTCCCTCGCGACCGGGGCGATCTCGTCCATGACCCGGAGCCGCACCATCATCGGCGCCGACTGCAGCCTGCCTGACACGACCCCCGCCGACGTCGTGGGTCGCCTCGCCTCCGCTATCTCCACCCTTTCGTCCTAG
- a CDS encoding gluconeogenesis factor YvcK family protein — protein MSLTSLPRVVALGGGHGLSASLSALRRVTDRLTAVVTVADDGGSSGRLRDEFHILPPGDLRMALAALCSDDHAGRTWASVLQSRFAGEGPLAGHAIGNLLIAGLWQQFEDPVEGLDMVGDLLRTRGRVLPMSSVPLEIEADVVGLDPFAPDEVCTLSGQATVAKSRATVQSVRLIPESPPARAEAVEAILQADSVVLGPGSWFTSVIPHLLVPDLAEAILTTKAQRVLVLNIAPADETDGFSASRHIELLAEHAPGLRLDVVLADQRFADTDRHLGAYVRSLGGRLVRADLAVRGGAALHDTNRLASVFSEVING, from the coding sequence ATGAGCCTCACGTCGTTGCCCCGCGTGGTCGCCCTCGGCGGAGGCCACGGGTTGTCGGCCTCCCTGTCCGCGCTGCGTCGGGTCACCGACCGGTTGACGGCGGTCGTCACCGTCGCCGACGACGGCGGTTCGTCCGGCAGGCTGCGCGACGAGTTCCACATCCTGCCTCCGGGCGATCTGCGGATGGCGCTGGCCGCGCTGTGCTCGGACGACCATGCCGGACGGACGTGGGCGAGCGTGCTGCAGTCGCGGTTCGCGGGGGAGGGGCCACTGGCGGGCCACGCCATCGGCAACCTCCTGATCGCGGGGCTCTGGCAGCAGTTCGAGGACCCGGTCGAGGGGCTCGACATGGTGGGCGACCTGCTGCGCACCCGCGGCAGGGTGCTTCCGATGAGCTCGGTGCCGCTGGAGATCGAGGCCGACGTGGTGGGCCTCGACCCGTTCGCGCCGGACGAGGTCTGCACGCTCAGCGGCCAGGCGACCGTCGCGAAGTCGCGCGCGACGGTCCAGAGCGTCCGCCTGATCCCGGAGTCCCCGCCCGCGCGCGCCGAGGCAGTCGAGGCGATCCTGCAGGCCGACAGCGTCGTGCTCGGCCCCGGCTCCTGGTTCACCAGCGTCATCCCGCACCTGTTGGTGCCCGACCTGGCCGAGGCGATCCTCACCACGAAGGCCCAGCGGGTCCTCGTGCTGAACATCGCGCCCGCGGACGAGACCGACGGGTTCAGCGCGTCGCGCCACATCGAGCTGCTCGCCGAACACGCGCCTGGTCTGCGGCTCGACGTGGTGCTCGCAGACCAGCGGTTCGCCGACACCGACCGGCACCTCGGCGCCTACGTCCGGTCCCTCGGAGGCAGGCTCGTCAGGGCCGATCTCGCGGTGCGCGGCGGGGCCGCATTGCACGACACCAACCGTCTCGCCTCCGTCTTCAGTGAAGTCATCAACGGCTGA